One stretch of Aquimarina sp. Aq107 DNA includes these proteins:
- a CDS encoding thioredoxin family protein — protein METTTMTINELIEGGIENSYSYQEYRNIVSSLLAEGKSTGHEQSDALTNYSMLNDRRMKRLDKTIKINETIVDTVSKAETNITWLVLTEGWCGDAAQSLPVINKLSEMNEGIDLRIVSRDDNDELMNNFLTNGGKSIPKLIAYDKDTQQVVNTWGPRPSVATKMVNDYKEAHGSLDPQFKQDLQVWYNKDKGQNVAEDLVKLL, from the coding sequence ATGGAGACAACTACAATGACAATAAATGAATTAATAGAAGGAGGAATAGAGAATTCCTATTCTTATCAAGAATATAGAAATATAGTGAGCAGTTTGTTGGCTGAAGGAAAATCAACCGGACATGAACAATCTGATGCACTCACTAATTATAGTATGTTAAATGATCGTAGAATGAAACGATTAGACAAGACTATAAAAATTAATGAAACTATAGTAGATACGGTTTCAAAAGCGGAAACAAACATTACTTGGTTAGTATTAACAGAAGGTTGGTGTGGTGATGCTGCGCAATCCTTACCAGTAATCAATAAGCTTTCTGAAATGAATGAAGGAATTGATCTTAGAATTGTATCAAGAGATGATAATGATGAATTAATGAATAATTTTTTAACTAATGGTGGAAAATCTATACCTAAGTTAATAGCATATGATAAAGATACGCAGCAAGTAGTAAATACTTGGGGTCCAAGACCATCAGTGGCTACTAAAATGGTAAACGATTATAAAGAGGCGCACGGAAGTTTAGATCCTCAGTTTAAACAAGATTTACAAGTTTGGTATAATAAAGATAAAGGACAAAATGTGGCGGAAGATTTGGTGAAATTATTATAA
- a CDS encoding undecaprenyl-diphosphate phosphatase: protein METIDAIILGVIQGLTEFLPVSSSGHLELGKAILGDESVPEESLLFTVVLHFATALSTIVIFRKDIFQIIKGLLQFKKNDETMFSLRIIVSMIPAVLVGLFFEEQLEQLFGGNILLVGFMLIITAILLWLADKAKDTNKIVTTSNAFIIGIAQAIAMLPGISRSGATISTSVLLGNDKTKAARFSFLMVIPLIFGKIGKDLLSGDLNFSTESNTPLILGFIAAFISGLFACTWMISLVKKSKLSYFALYCIIVGVVAIIFGFIK from the coding sequence ATGGAAACTATTGATGCGATTATTTTAGGTGTTATTCAAGGGCTTACGGAATTCTTACCTGTTTCTTCTAGTGGCCATTTAGAGCTTGGTAAAGCCATTCTTGGTGATGAAAGTGTCCCAGAAGAATCATTACTATTTACAGTAGTCTTACATTTTGCAACTGCACTTAGTACTATTGTTATATTTAGAAAAGATATTTTTCAAATTATCAAAGGTCTTCTGCAATTCAAAAAGAATGATGAAACCATGTTTTCTTTAAGAATTATAGTATCTATGATTCCTGCAGTATTAGTTGGTTTATTTTTTGAAGAACAATTAGAACAACTTTTCGGAGGAAATATTCTTCTAGTAGGTTTTATGCTAATTATTACCGCAATTCTTTTATGGCTAGCGGATAAAGCTAAGGATACAAATAAGATAGTTACTACATCTAATGCCTTTATTATAGGAATTGCGCAAGCGATTGCTATGTTACCTGGAATTTCCCGAAGTGGTGCTACCATTTCTACTTCTGTATTACTTGGTAATGACAAAACAAAAGCGGCTCGATTTTCCTTCTTAATGGTAATTCCATTAATTTTTGGTAAAATTGGAAAAGACTTATTGAGTGGAGATTTAAATTTTTCTACAGAAAGCAATACACCTTTAATTCTTGGGTTCATTGCTGCATTTATATCAGGCCTTTTTGCCTGCACTTGGATGATTTCTTTAGTAAAAAAGAGTAAATTATCATATTTTGCCTTATATTGTATTATTGTTGGCGTTGTAGCCATCATTTTTGGTTTTATTAAATAG
- the ald gene encoding alanine dehydrogenase, with translation MIIGVPKEIKNNENRVGVTPAGTMALVGHGHTVFIQQNAGLQSGFSDEEYIEAGAKILPTIEEVYATAEMIIKVKEPIEPEYKLIKKDQLLFTYFHFASSEPLTKAMIENGSVCISYETVEDPDRSLPLLTPMSEVAGRMSIQQGAKYLEKPLKGRGILLGGVPGVAPAKVLVLGGGVVGTQAAKMAAGMGADVTILDISMKRLRYLDDVMPANVNTEFSNEYTVRKHIKTSDLIIGGVLIPGAKAPKLITRDMLKDMRTGTVLVDVAVDQGGCFETTKPTTHQDPVYIIDDVVHYSVANMPGAVPYTSTLALTNVTLSYAIQLANKGWKAACADNEPLKKGLNVINGDVVYPAISEAFNLPLEDVNNYLS, from the coding sequence ATGATAATTGGTGTTCCTAAGGAAATCAAGAATAACGAGAACAGAGTAGGTGTTACGCCTGCTGGTACGATGGCACTCGTTGGACATGGTCACACTGTTTTCATTCAGCAAAATGCTGGTCTTCAGAGTGGTTTTAGTGACGAAGAATATATTGAGGCTGGTGCAAAAATATTACCTACTATAGAAGAGGTGTATGCAACGGCAGAAATGATTATAAAGGTGAAGGAGCCTATAGAACCAGAATATAAATTGATCAAGAAAGATCAATTATTATTCACTTATTTCCATTTCGCATCAAGTGAGCCTTTAACAAAAGCTATGATCGAGAATGGATCGGTTTGTATCTCTTACGAAACAGTAGAAGATCCTGATCGTAGTTTGCCATTACTTACACCGATGAGTGAAGTAGCGGGACGTATGTCGATCCAACAAGGAGCTAAATATTTGGAGAAACCATTAAAAGGAAGAGGAATTCTTCTTGGTGGTGTGCCTGGAGTTGCTCCAGCTAAGGTATTAGTTCTTGGTGGTGGTGTAGTAGGTACTCAAGCAGCTAAGATGGCAGCAGGAATGGGAGCTGATGTAACTATTCTTGATATTAGTATGAAAAGATTACGTTACCTAGATGACGTAATGCCTGCCAATGTAAATACTGAATTTTCTAACGAATATACAGTTCGTAAACATATAAAAACATCTGATTTAATTATTGGAGGTGTATTAATACCAGGAGCAAAAGCGCCTAAGCTTATCACTCGTGATATGCTTAAAGATATGCGAACAGGAACGGTATTGGTAGATGTAGCTGTAGATCAAGGCGGTTGTTTTGAAACTACAAAACCAACTACACATCAAGATCCAGTTTATATTATAGATGATGTGGTGCATTATTCTGTAGCAAATATGCCAGGAGCAGTACCTTATACGTCAACTTTGGCACTTACCAATGTAACTTTGTCATATGCTATCCAATTAGCAAATAAAGGTTGGAAAGCAGCTTGTGCAGATAACGAACCTCTTAAAAAAGGATTAAACGTAATCAATGGAGATGTTGTGTATCCTGCTATTTCAGAAGCATTTAACCTTCCTCTGGAAGATGTAAATAACTATTTAAGTTAA
- a CDS encoding DUF3098 domain-containing protein, translating into MSKHSNNTSVHKPDFVFGKKNYVVMAIGIAVIALGFILMAGGGSDDPNVFNPDIYSFRRIRLAPMVVLIGFGIEVYAILLNPDKKKS; encoded by the coding sequence ATGAGCAAACATTCTAATAATACTTCAGTACACAAACCGGATTTTGTTTTTGGTAAAAAGAACTATGTAGTAATGGCGATCGGAATTGCAGTAATTGCACTAGGATTTATTCTTATGGCAGGAGGAGGAAGTGACGATCCTAACGTTTTTAATCCTGATATCTATAGTTTCAGAAGAATCCGATTAGCTCCTATGGTCGTTTTAATTGGTTTCGGAATTGAGGTCTACGCTATTTTATTGAATCCTGATAAGAAGAAAAGCTAA
- the leuS gene encoding leucine--tRNA ligase codes for MSYDFNTIEARWQAYWAENGTFKAENNSDKPKYYVLDMFPYPSGAGLHVGHPLGYIASDIYARYKRHKGFNVLHPQGYDSFGLPAEQYAIQTGQHPAITTKDNIARYRQQLDKIGFSFDWSREVKTSDPTFYKWTQWIFIQLFNSWYDNNADKARPIAELEQLFSEEGNTNINAVCDEDVIVFTSEDWNAFSSKEKQEVLLKYRLTYLAETEVNWCPQLGTVLANDEIVNGVSERGGYPVIRKKMTQWSMRISAYAQRLIDGLNTIDWPQPLKDSQTNWIGRSEGASVTFNVKGHDEVIDVFTTRPDTIFGVSFMTLAPEHELVAKITTPEQKEAINTYIEATAKRSERDRMADVKTISGVFTGAYAEHPFTKEPVPIWIGDYVLAGYGTGAVMAVPCGDQRDYDFAKHFGIDIPNIFEDVDISEEAFADKDNTIIANSDFLNGLKYKKAVKTAIYELEKLGQGKGKINYRLRDAVFSRQRYWGEPFPVYYVDSMPQMIELKHLPIELPEVEKYLPTETGEPPLGRADVWAWDTTKNEVVSNDFIDHDTVFPLELNTMPGWAGSSYYFNRYMDPNNEDEVFSQDAINYWKEVDLYIGGSEHATGHLLYARFWQKFLFDRGIVPVDEFAKKLINQGMILGTSAIVYRVSGTNKYISKGLKDQYDVEELRVDVNMINASDELLPEDLKNWQPQFKDAEFELENGKYIVGREVEKMSKRWFNVVNPDGVCDQYGADSLRLYEMFLGPLEQAKPWNTAGITGVHGFLKRLWKLYHNGDVFGVTDSEPTKDNLKTLHKTIKKVEEDIENFSFNTSVSTFMIAVNELTAQKCNSKEILEPLLVLVSPYAPHIAEELWNKLGHNESIATAAFPVFEEKHLVESTKQYPISFNGKMRFTMELPLDLSKEDIEAAVMAHEKTQQQLDGRTPKKVIVVPGKIVNVVG; via the coding sequence ATGAGTTACGATTTTAATACGATTGAAGCCAGATGGCAAGCCTATTGGGCAGAGAATGGAACGTTTAAAGCTGAAAATAATAGCGATAAACCAAAATATTATGTACTTGATATGTTCCCTTATCCGTCTGGAGCTGGACTTCATGTTGGGCATCCATTAGGATATATTGCTAGTGATATCTATGCTCGATATAAACGACACAAAGGTTTCAATGTATTACATCCACAAGGATATGACTCATTTGGGTTGCCAGCAGAGCAATATGCTATCCAGACTGGGCAACATCCTGCAATTACTACTAAGGATAATATTGCTAGATATCGTCAACAATTAGATAAGATTGGTTTTTCTTTTGATTGGAGTCGAGAAGTTAAAACGAGTGATCCTACATTTTATAAATGGACTCAGTGGATTTTTATTCAGCTTTTTAATTCTTGGTATGATAATAACGCTGATAAAGCAAGACCAATTGCTGAATTAGAACAATTGTTTTCCGAAGAAGGAAATACAAATATTAATGCAGTATGTGATGAAGATGTGATTGTTTTCACGTCTGAAGATTGGAATGCTTTTTCATCTAAAGAAAAACAAGAAGTATTATTAAAATATAGATTAACCTATCTTGCCGAAACAGAAGTTAACTGGTGTCCGCAATTAGGAACAGTGTTAGCAAATGACGAAATCGTTAATGGAGTTTCTGAACGTGGTGGTTATCCGGTGATCCGTAAAAAGATGACGCAATGGAGTATGCGTATTTCTGCATATGCACAACGTTTAATTGACGGATTAAATACGATTGATTGGCCACAGCCTCTAAAAGATTCTCAAACGAATTGGATTGGTCGTTCAGAAGGAGCAAGTGTAACCTTTAATGTAAAAGGTCATGATGAGGTGATCGATGTGTTTACTACGCGTCCCGATACTATTTTTGGTGTAAGTTTTATGACATTGGCTCCAGAACATGAATTGGTAGCTAAAATTACTACTCCCGAACAAAAAGAAGCGATAAATACATATATAGAAGCTACAGCAAAACGTAGTGAACGTGATCGTATGGCTGATGTAAAAACAATCAGTGGTGTTTTTACAGGTGCTTACGCAGAGCATCCATTTACAAAAGAACCTGTGCCGATCTGGATTGGCGATTATGTGTTAGCGGGATACGGAACTGGAGCAGTTATGGCTGTACCTTGCGGAGATCAACGTGATTATGATTTTGCAAAACACTTTGGGATTGATATTCCTAATATTTTTGAAGACGTAGATATTTCTGAAGAAGCTTTTGCAGATAAAGACAATACGATTATTGCTAATTCTGATTTCTTAAATGGTTTGAAATATAAAAAAGCAGTAAAAACTGCGATTTATGAACTAGAGAAATTAGGTCAAGGAAAAGGTAAAATTAATTATAGATTGCGTGATGCAGTATTTAGTCGTCAGCGATATTGGGGAGAGCCGTTTCCGGTATATTATGTAGATAGTATGCCGCAAATGATTGAGCTAAAACATTTACCAATAGAATTACCTGAAGTAGAAAAATATTTACCAACCGAAACAGGTGAACCGCCATTAGGTAGAGCAGATGTTTGGGCTTGGGATACTACTAAAAATGAAGTCGTATCTAATGATTTTATAGATCATGATACAGTTTTTCCTTTGGAGTTAAATACCATGCCGGGTTGGGCGGGAAGTTCATATTACTTTAATAGATACATGGATCCTAATAATGAAGATGAGGTTTTTTCACAGGATGCAATTAACTACTGGAAAGAAGTAGATCTATATATAGGAGGAAGTGAGCACGCAACTGGTCACTTATTATATGCACGTTTCTGGCAGAAATTTTTATTTGATAGAGGAATTGTTCCTGTGGATGAATTTGCGAAAAAGTTGATCAACCAAGGGATGATTTTGGGTACAAGTGCAATTGTTTATAGGGTCAGTGGCACGAATAAATATATTTCCAAAGGATTGAAAGATCAGTACGATGTAGAGGAACTTAGAGTGGATGTTAATATGATAAATGCATCTGATGAGTTATTGCCTGAGGATTTAAAAAATTGGCAACCGCAATTTAAGGATGCAGAATTTGAACTTGAAAATGGTAAGTACATTGTCGGGAGAGAGGTAGAGAAAATGTCTAAAAGATGGTTTAATGTGGTAAATCCGGATGGTGTTTGCGATCAATATGGAGCTGATAGTTTACGATTATACGAAATGTTCTTAGGACCATTGGAGCAAGCAAAACCTTGGAATACAGCAGGAATTACTGGTGTGCATGGATTTTTAAAGAGATTATGGAAACTATACCATAATGGAGATGTGTTTGGTGTGACTGATTCAGAACCCACAAAAGATAACTTAAAGACATTGCATAAAACCATCAAAAAGGTAGAAGAAGATATAGAGAACTTTTCTTTTAATACTTCGGTAAGTACCTTTATGATTGCAGTAAATGAATTAACTGCTCAGAAATGTAATAGCAAAGAAATTTTAGAACCGTTATTGGTACTGGTTTCTCCTTACGCTCCGCATATTGCAGAAGAATTATGGAATAAATTAGGCCATAATGAATCTATAGCTACAGCTGCTTTTCCAGTTTTTGAGGAAAAACATTTGGTAGAAAGCACAAAACAATATCCTATATCCTTTAATGGTAAGATGCGTTTTACAATGGAACTTCCTTTGGATTTAAGTAAAGAAGATATTGAGGCTGCAGTTATGGCACACGAAAAAACACAACAACAATTAGATGGACGTACGCCTAAAAAAGTAATCGTTGTACCTGGAAAGATTGTGAATGTTGTTGGGTAG
- a CDS encoding ABC transporter permease: MGSSFEKYQKRRLISSYFSVVISISLVLFLLGLLGLLVLNTKKVADHFKEKIALTIYLKDTAKEVEIKQMEKSLALAEYTKSTTYISKEEAAEEHSKDIGENFMDFLGYNPLQNSIDVYLKADFVDQVKIDEITTTITKKDFVDEVTYDKPLISLLNDNIKKISFWVLLISGIFTFIAVLLINSSIRLSVYSKRFIIKTMQMVGATKRFIRKPFVWKSVRLGMIGAIVALIGVGVVLYYLDKAFPELTLLSDKILLIGLFGGVFGIGILITWISTFFATQRFLNLRTDELYY, translated from the coding sequence ATGGGCTCATCTTTCGAAAAATATCAGAAGCGTAGACTAATATCCTCTTACTTCTCTGTGGTGATTAGTATCTCTCTGGTACTTTTCCTTTTAGGTTTATTAGGGCTTTTGGTATTAAACACTAAAAAAGTAGCTGATCACTTTAAAGAAAAAATTGCACTTACCATTTATTTAAAAGATACTGCCAAAGAAGTAGAGATAAAACAGATGGAAAAAAGTTTAGCACTTGCAGAATACACAAAATCAACTACCTACATTTCTAAGGAAGAAGCGGCCGAAGAGCACAGCAAAGATATAGGAGAGAATTTTATGGATTTTCTTGGTTATAATCCTTTACAAAATTCAATTGATGTTTATCTTAAAGCCGACTTTGTAGATCAAGTAAAAATTGATGAAATTACTACTACTATTACCAAAAAAGATTTTGTTGACGAAGTAACATATGATAAACCGCTTATATCCTTGCTAAATGATAACATCAAGAAAATTAGCTTTTGGGTGTTGTTGATTAGTGGGATTTTTACTTTTATCGCAGTACTTTTAATTAATAGTTCTATAAGACTTTCCGTTTATTCTAAACGATTTATTATTAAGACTATGCAGATGGTAGGCGCCACGAAAAGGTTTATACGCAAACCTTTTGTTTGGAAAAGTGTTCGCTTAGGGATGATAGGTGCTATTGTTGCGCTAATTGGAGTTGGAGTAGTTTTATATTATTTAGATAAGGCTTTTCCGGAGTTAACATTACTTAGTGACAAAATATTATTGATTGGTTTATTCGGTGGAGTTTTTGGGATCGGGATTTTAATTACCTGGATTAGTACATTTTTTGCTACACAACGTTTTCTAAATCTGAGAACTGATGAATTATATTATTAA
- a CDS encoding ketopantoate reductase family protein, producing MHTVIIGVGGVGGYFGGKISHSGQKVSMIARGNHLQAILNNGLKIKSIDGDFETQPFLVTDNIEKVDKADLILICTKSWQVKQATELIKPILKDNTLVIPLQNGADNAEKVMSVIDKKHVLGGLCKIYSKIESPGIISHFGHTPEVIFGELNENTSQHLLKVKEVFDKSGFKNRVSEKIQVDIWSKFMFIATVSGLGALTRATIGEMYAHPELNKMLKNTALEIYKVALKKEVVMPPNIVEGIMNFIGKQPYTATASTQRDIMEGKPSELDNFNGFIVKEGEKLGVETPTNTFIYSCLQPMEAKARKAKN from the coding sequence ATGCATACAGTAATTATTGGTGTTGGCGGTGTTGGAGGATATTTCGGAGGGAAAATATCTCATTCTGGACAAAAAGTATCTATGATTGCTAGAGGAAACCATCTTCAAGCAATACTTAATAATGGATTAAAGATTAAAAGTATTGATGGGGATTTCGAAACTCAGCCTTTTCTTGTAACGGATAATATCGAAAAAGTTGATAAGGCGGACTTGATATTAATATGTACTAAATCTTGGCAGGTAAAACAAGCAACCGAACTGATTAAACCAATTCTAAAAGATAATACCCTCGTGATTCCTTTGCAAAATGGTGCAGATAATGCGGAGAAAGTGATGTCTGTAATTGATAAAAAGCATGTATTAGGCGGATTGTGTAAAATTTATAGTAAGATAGAATCTCCTGGAATTATTTCACATTTTGGTCATACTCCAGAGGTGATTTTTGGAGAATTAAATGAAAATACTTCGCAGCATTTATTAAAAGTAAAAGAAGTTTTTGATAAATCAGGATTTAAGAATAGAGTTTCAGAAAAAATTCAAGTAGATATCTGGAGTAAATTTATGTTCATTGCTACCGTTAGTGGCCTAGGGGCATTGACAAGAGCAACAATAGGAGAAATGTATGCGCATCCAGAATTGAATAAAATGCTTAAGAATACTGCTCTCGAGATATATAAAGTCGCTCTAAAAAAAGAAGTTGTAATGCCACCAAACATTGTGGAGGGAATTATGAATTTTATAGGTAAACAGCCGTATACTGCAACAGCCTCTACACAGCGGGATATTATGGAGGGTAAGCCTTCAGAGTTAGATAATTTTAATGGATTTATTGTGAAAGAAGGTGAAAAACTAGGCGTAGAGACACCTACAAATACATTTATTTATAGTTGTTTACAACCAATGGAAGCAAAAGCTAGAAAGGCTAAAAACTAA
- the lgt gene encoding prolipoprotein diacylglyceryl transferase yields the protein MEPIYWNVNPEITTLFGVFPLKYYGLLFVIGLLLSYAVLKKIFITENISLKNLDTLANYIFVGTLVGARLGHCLFYDFEYFSQHLLEIFLPFKISSDGWNFTGFTGLASHGGAIGILIAISFFIKKTKLPFLWIMDKTAIVIPIGCAFIRFGNFMNSEIYGKPTNSNYGVVFMKDDLIARHPTQLYEAFSFLTIFAILWFINKKKIFFNQNGVVFGIFLILMFSARFIIEFSKENQVAFEDSLVLNMGQMLSIPFIVAGTILIILKIKKTEVVTSQT from the coding sequence ATGGAACCAATTTATTGGAACGTTAACCCAGAAATCACTACCCTTTTTGGTGTTTTTCCGTTGAAATATTATGGGCTGTTATTTGTAATAGGACTTTTATTAAGTTATGCTGTTTTAAAAAAGATATTTATAACAGAAAATATTTCTTTAAAAAATCTAGACACACTTGCCAACTACATATTCGTAGGAACTCTAGTGGGTGCAAGATTAGGACATTGTCTATTTTACGATTTTGAATATTTCTCACAGCACCTTTTAGAAATTTTTCTCCCATTTAAGATATCTTCTGATGGTTGGAATTTTACTGGTTTTACAGGTCTTGCTAGCCATGGTGGTGCAATTGGAATTTTAATTGCTATTTCATTTTTCATAAAAAAGACCAAACTACCTTTTTTATGGATTATGGATAAAACAGCTATTGTAATCCCTATAGGATGTGCTTTTATTCGATTTGGAAATTTCATGAATTCAGAAATCTATGGCAAACCAACCAATAGCAACTATGGAGTCGTTTTTATGAAAGATGATTTAATCGCTAGACATCCTACTCAACTGTACGAAGCCTTTTCTTTTCTAACTATTTTTGCGATTCTCTGGTTTATAAACAAAAAGAAAATATTCTTTAACCAAAATGGAGTTGTATTTGGCATATTTTTGATTCTAATGTTTTCTGCTAGATTCATCATAGAATTTTCTAAAGAGAATCAGGTAGCTTTTGAGGATAGTTTGGTATTAAACATGGGGCAAATGCTTAGTATTCCATTTATTGTTGCTGGTACAATTTTAATAATTTTGAAAATCAAGAAAACAGAAGTAGTTACTTCTCAAACTTAA
- a CDS encoding zinc metallopeptidase yields the protein MMGYYVIAGIIFLVSSYVSNKLKSKFKHYSNVHLQNGMSGAEIAQKMLDDNGIRDVKVISTKGQLTDHYNPRNKTVNLSEVVYSQRNAAAAAVAAHEVGHAVQHATAYSWLTMRSKIVPAVGIASKLSNLVIMVGLGLSFTGSLLGNTIFLIGIILFAVTTLFAFITLPVEYDASNRALAWLEDNRMVNQEEYNGAKDALKWAARTYLVAALGSLATLLYFISMFLGRRD from the coding sequence ATGATGGGATATTATGTAATAGCAGGGATTATCTTCTTAGTAAGTTCTTATGTTAGTAATAAACTAAAAAGTAAATTCAAGCATTATTCTAATGTACACTTACAAAATGGAATGAGTGGAGCTGAGATTGCTCAAAAAATGTTGGATGATAATGGGATACGTGATGTAAAGGTTATTTCGACTAAAGGACAATTAACGGATCACTATAATCCTAGAAATAAAACAGTTAATCTAAGCGAGGTAGTGTATAGTCAAAGAAATGCAGCCGCTGCAGCCGTAGCAGCTCATGAGGTGGGTCATGCAGTACAACATGCAACAGCATATAGTTGGCTTACAATGAGATCTAAGATTGTTCCGGCTGTAGGTATTGCTAGTAAGTTGTCGAACCTTGTTATCATGGTTGGTTTAGGATTGTCTTTTACAGGTTCTTTACTTGGAAATACAATCTTTCTAATTGGTATTATTTTGTTTGCAGTGACTACATTATTCGCTTTTATTACACTTCCGGTGGAGTATGATGCTAGTAATCGTGCGTTAGCTTGGTTAGAAGATAATAGAATGGTTAACCAAGAAGAATATAATGGTGCAAAAGATGCGTTAAAATGGGCAGCAAGAACTTATTTAGTAGCTGCTTTAGGATCCTTAGCGACATTACTTTATTTTATATCCATGTTTTTAGGCAGAAGAGATTAG
- a CDS encoding SemiSWEET transporter, producing MTFLVTDMINSVEILGFVAATLTTAAFLPQVYKTWKTKSAESLSLSMLLIFVTGVSCWLGYGLLIKSLPIILCNLITLISGFLLLYFKIRYKN from the coding sequence ATGACTTTTTTAGTAACAGATATGATCAACTCAGTAGAAATTCTTGGATTTGTTGCAGCAACCTTAACAACAGCTGCTTTTTTACCACAGGTGTATAAAACCTGGAAGACTAAATCTGCTGAAAGTTTATCACTATCTATGTTATTAATTTTTGTGACTGGAGTATCATGTTGGCTGGGTTATGGTCTTTTGATAAAAAGTTTACCTATAATTTTATGCAATCTGATTACTTTGATATCAGGCTTTTTATTGCTCTATTTTAAAATTCGCTATAAAAACTAA
- the truB gene encoding tRNA pseudouridine(55) synthase TruB: protein MLTEQDYKDGQVLLIDKPLQWTSFQVVNKLRWLIRKNFGIKKIKVGHAGTLDPLASGLLIICTGKFTKRIQEFMGQTKEYTGTITLGATTPSYDLETEVDQTFPIDHISEEIIHTTTKQFIGEIEQYPPVFSALKKDGKRLYEYAREGEEVTIASRKITITEFEITRIKLPEVDFKVVCGKGTYIRSLANDFGKALKSGGHLSVLRRTKIGEFSVHDAISPETFEKQLRTEIETA, encoded by the coding sequence ATGTTAACCGAACAAGATTATAAAGACGGTCAAGTCCTTTTGATCGACAAACCTTTACAATGGACATCCTTTCAGGTTGTTAACAAACTTCGTTGGTTAATTCGTAAAAATTTTGGGATTAAAAAAATAAAGGTAGGACACGCAGGAACTTTAGATCCTCTTGCTTCAGGATTACTTATTATATGTACCGGTAAATTCACAAAAAGAATACAAGAATTTATGGGACAAACCAAGGAATATACTGGAACTATTACGCTAGGAGCAACCACTCCTTCTTATGATTTAGAAACAGAAGTTGATCAAACGTTTCCTATAGATCATATTTCGGAGGAAATAATACACACCACTACAAAACAATTTATTGGTGAAATCGAACAATATCCTCCTGTTTTTTCTGCTTTAAAAAAAGATGGAAAACGACTCTATGAATATGCTCGCGAAGGAGAAGAAGTAACAATCGCTTCTAGAAAAATTACAATTACAGAATTTGAAATTACAAGAATAAAATTACCCGAAGTAGATTTTAAAGTAGTCTGCGGAAAGGGAACATATATTAGATCATTAGCGAACGATTTTGGAAAAGCATTAAAAAGTGGTGGTCACCTAAGTGTTTTAAGAAGAACTAAAATAGGTGAATTCTCGGTACATGATGCTATCAGTCCCGAAACATTTGAGAAACAGTTGCGTACAGAAATTGAAACTGCATAA